Proteins from a single region of Callithrix jacchus isolate 240 chromosome 12, calJac240_pri, whole genome shotgun sequence:
- the LOC118146076 gene encoding uncharacterized protein LOC118146076, whose product MLQSQFQSARGVRGASQPAPRCSRLVPLWEQPRERCVRRWASHLASITVAGAFPPSLTSKGRLPVSPRPPCLAASRLCRRKTGAGSALVRATGKPRGPPRRSAFPGNRLSKQVAGRPGLYSQTPGRIPRRGSGLREPPLRNPRVAAASRIFWGSEAQALPEGALGEATADKSPAAAEAPGRAGRAGPEEARRASGWDRPGSPGGETDSQRSRGTQTREPRVPSAVRSGEVPPTLQPRGLSIRRPLVPAGAWEPGAGPQAETLNARGARAQTGRGGGTARRAWGLGAGLGASQRRSLPEHWRLRRPRAGGEGRVPKGRLTDRRAELDPVRYPALLPPSRPGPARNPVPGAMDKLPPSTRKPLSSLPQQVGAKACTLDEEEDAEEEGAGDRHDPSRRNIQLRPLCPALALDGRG is encoded by the coding sequence ATGCTCCAAAGCCAGTTCCAGAGTGCCCGGGGCGTTCGAGGAGCCAGTCAACCGGCTCCCCGCTGCAGCCGGCTCGTCCCTCTCTGGGAACAACCCAGAGAGAGGTGCGTGCGGAGGTGGGCATCGCATCTCGCATCCATAACTGTTGCTGGCGCATTTCCTCCAAGTCTTACCTCGAAGGGGCGTCTCCCCGTTTCCCCACGTCCTCCTTGCCTGGCTGCTTCGAGACTTTGCAGGCGAAAGACTGGCGCCGGGTCCGCCCTCGTCCGTGCCACTGGAAAACCCCGGGGACCTCCCAGACGCAGCGCATTTCCCGGAAACCGCCTTTCCAAGCAGGTTGCGGGAAGGCCGGGACTCTACAGCCAGACACCCGGTCGCATCCCAAGAAGAGGGTCGGGGCTGCGGGAGCCGCCCCTGCGGAACCCGCGAGTTGCGGCGGCTTCACGAATATTCTGGGGCTCAGAAGCCCAAGCGCTGCCGGAGGGCGCTCTGGGGGAGGCGACCGCAGATAAAAGCCCGGCTGCGGCGGAAGCCCCAGGACGCGCCGGCCGGGCTGGGCCGGAGGAGGCGAGGCGAGCTAGCGGGTGGGACCGGCCAGGAAGCCCGGGCGGCGAGACAGACAGCCAACGCTCCCGCGGGACGCAAACCCGGGAGCCGCGCGTGCCGAGCGCTGTGCGCTCGGGAGAGGTTCCCCCAACGCTGCAGCCGCGGGGCCTCTCCATCCGGCGCCCATTGGTCCCCGCGGGGGCCTGGGAGCCTGGAGCGGGGCCGCAAGCTGAGACCCTGAACGCGCGGGGTGCCCGCGCCCAGACCGGCCGGGGAGGAGGCACAGCGCGGCGAGCCTGGGGACTCGGAGCCGGACTGGGAGCCTCCCAGCGGCGCAGCCTGCCCGAGCACTGGCGCCTGAGGCGGCCCCGCGCCGGCGGCGAAGGACGCGTCCCCAAGGGCAGACTGACTGACCGGCGGGCGGAACTGGATCCAGTCCGCTACCCCGCTCTCCTGCCCCCgtcccggcccggcccggcccggaaCCCGGTCCCCGGCGCCATGGACAAGCTGCCGCCATCCACTCGCAAGCCGCTCTCCAGCCTCCCGCAGCAGGTGGGGGCCAAGGCGTGCACCCTGGACGAGGAAGAGGACGCCGAGGAGGAGGGGGCCGGGGACCGCCACGACCCCAGCCGCAGGAACATCCAGCTGCGGCCCCTGTGCCCTGCCCTCGCCCTCGACGGCCGCGGGTGA